In Calothrix sp. PCC 7507, one DNA window encodes the following:
- a CDS encoding RICIN domain-containing protein, producing the protein MDTKFFQGSIFKITAKHSGKVLDIPSEKMKDDNAPLQQWNYGDGINQKFLIFPVDDVGRYFVIASLASGKVIHIPNFSISESEPVVQYSWSGGDNQLFELNPVSGQSNTFYIRAKHSGKILDISGESKDNGAKVLQYKSDGGDNERFIIEKVGDVTIDGVNKVQAILSQPAAADPSEFPALTSPQKPQSSRNWKPVGKPFLLPYFMVNDNNPAWQVQNSPYYLLSREVCYTLNDQYFTYNNTASEQEYEVTIRAGFTTEESENFSKTTGLEVANTLEQTIGAKVGAETKIPGFGKVSGEVSSETSFSLTASASLSLGYSTSTSLSRHNEQEIRRLVKCQPYTSLAGWTQTSRFTLLRLDGSRLKTWEVLEGGVFIDDIKIPQ; encoded by the coding sequence ATGGACACAAAGTTTTTCCAAGGTAGCATTTTTAAGATTACTGCGAAGCATAGTGGCAAGGTTCTGGACATTCCATCTGAGAAGATGAAGGACGATAATGCACCCCTCCAACAGTGGAACTATGGCGATGGTATCAATCAAAAGTTTTTAATTTTTCCGGTTGATGATGTTGGTAGGTACTTTGTGATTGCAAGTTTGGCTAGTGGGAAGGTTATACATATACCTAATTTTTCCATCTCAGAATCAGAACCAGTTGTTCAATATTCTTGGAGTGGTGGCGACAATCAACTCTTTGAGTTAAATCCAGTTTCAGGTCAATCCAATACCTTCTACATTCGAGCAAAACACAGCGGTAAGATATTGGACATCTCAGGAGAAAGCAAAGACAATGGCGCTAAGGTTTTGCAGTATAAATCCGATGGCGGTGATAATGAGAGGTTTATTATCGAGAAGGTTGGCGATGTGACGATTGACGGTGTGAACAAAGTTCAAGCAATTCTTTCTCAACCTGCTGCTGCTGATCCTTCTGAGTTTCCCGCTTTAACAAGTCCACAAAAACCTCAAAGTTCTAGAAATTGGAAGCCTGTAGGAAAACCATTCCTATTACCGTATTTCATGGTCAATGATAACAATCCGGCTTGGCAGGTTCAGAATTCTCCTTACTACTTGTTATCTCGCGAAGTTTGCTACACACTGAATGATCAGTACTTTACGTACAACAATACAGCTTCAGAGCAAGAATATGAAGTGACGATTCGAGCAGGATTTACGACCGAAGAATCTGAAAATTTCAGCAAGACTACAGGTCTAGAAGTGGCCAACACTCTTGAACAGACAATCGGTGCAAAGGTCGGTGCAGAAACTAAAATTCCTGGCTTTGGTAAGGTGAGTGGCGAAGTTAGCTCAGAAACCTCTTTTAGTTTAACGGCTTCAGCTAGCCTTTCTTTAGGTTATTCAACATCGACCTCCCTTTCTAGACATAATGAACAGGAAATTAGGCGATTAGTAAAATGCCAACCATACACTAGCCTTGCAGGGTGGACTCAAACCAGTAGATTTACATTGCTTCGTTTAGATGGATCTCGGCTTAAAACATGGGAAGTGCTTGAGGGAGGAGTTTTTATCGATGATATCAAAATTCCTCAATAG
- a CDS encoding type II toxin-antitoxin system VapC family toxin, which produces MSLVLIDTDIASFILKGSDYADPYLPLLSGQELALSFMSVAELFQWAILRRWGDRRLTQLEQYLSNYLIIPVDQPLCREWAQVRAYRQSVGRPISPQDAWIAATSLRYDLLLVTHNIKDFLEIPNLRLITRSP; this is translated from the coding sequence ATGAGTCTTGTTCTGATTGATACAGACATTGCTTCCTTCATCCTCAAAGGTAGTGATTATGCTGACCCTTACCTACCACTTTTGAGTGGTCAGGAATTGGCATTGTCATTCATGAGTGTCGCTGAATTATTTCAGTGGGCAATCTTACGTCGGTGGGGCGATCGTCGTCTCACCCAGTTAGAACAATACCTCTCGAATTACCTAATTATTCCAGTGGATCAACCTCTTTGTCGAGAATGGGCACAGGTTCGTGCTTATCGACAAAGCGTAGGACGACCAATTTCGCCCCAAGATGCCTGGATTGCTGCAACATCTCTACGCTACGACTTACTGCTAGTCACTCACAACATCAAAGACTTCCTAGAAATTCCCAATCTACGGCTGATCACCCGTTCACCCTAA
- a CDS encoding transposase, translated as MTSYRRSRIEGGTYFFTQVTHQRQPWLCTDVAPPLLRAAFLKVREKYPFAIDAIVLLPDHIHCIWTLPHNDSDYATRWRLIKSDVTKQGASALQLQANRSESRQNRRESNLWQRRFWEHWIRDDDDFVQHCDYIHYNPVKHGLCQQAIDWKYSSFHRYVAQGIYSVDWGMEQELMPLLDEDFGDALRWR; from the coding sequence ATGACCAGCTACCGCAGAAGCAGGATTGAGGGCGGAACCTATTTCTTTACCCAGGTAACACATCAAAGACAACCGTGGCTTTGTACGGATGTTGCTCCTCCTTTGCTGCGCGCTGCATTTCTCAAGGTGCGTGAAAAATATCCATTTGCCATCGATGCCATTGTATTGTTACCTGACCACATCCACTGCATCTGGACTTTACCACACAATGATAGTGATTATGCAACTCGTTGGCGCTTGATTAAAAGCGATGTCACCAAGCAAGGAGCATCTGCCCTACAGTTGCAGGCAAACCGGAGTGAATCACGGCAAAACCGCAGAGAGAGCAATCTTTGGCAGCGACGATTTTGGGAACATTGGATTCGAGACGATGATGATTTTGTACAGCATTGTGATTATATCCATTACAATCCAGTCAAGCATGGGTTATGTCAGCAAGCAATTGATTGGAAATATTCCAGTTTTCACCGATATGTCGCACAGGGTATTTACTCGGTTGATTGGGGAATGGAGCAAGAGTTGATGCCCTTATTAGATGAGGATTTTGGGGATGCGTTACGCTGGCGCTAA
- a CDS encoding HNH endonuclease: MRCAQKHGGQTDETNLALACTICNKISDRFL, encoded by the coding sequence GTGAGATGTGCCCAAAAGCATGGCGGACAAACAGACGAAACTAATTTGGCACTAGCCTGTACGATTTGCAACAAGATAAGCGATCGCTTTCTTTAG
- a CDS encoding NB-ARC domain-containing protein translates to MEFEQALAIANHAVNQKLARTLSEVEIALLFGAWNNLTYEQIAERSGYSINYLQRDIGPKFWQFLSYDLGRKVNKKNLRGILSQINAPIPNCQPQNQRSVDWGEAINVSHFCGREEEIEKLTQWIIEERCRLIALVGMGGIGKSALAAKVSQLVQADFEFVIWRSLRNAPPLETLLAELVPFLSQQQDIQAKPERLLYWLQTHRCLVIFDNQDTLLQPGEHAGNYQPNFTNYGELFRLLGEASHQSCIFLTSREKSTEVAIFEDWNGGVRSLALQGSWEACLALIDSKGLVGSEAQKRSLCQLYRCNPLALKMVATSIQSLFDGEIAVFLSTETPIFNGIRRLLDQQFQRLSSLEQTIMYWLAINREWTAIAELQADIIPAVSRASLLESLESLTWRSFIEKRSGEYTQQPVIMEYVTDCLIHPLATELLMVQTSFFNHYALLKTTVLEYIRESQIRLILQPLIEQLKAAFHKNSKRLEQHLQSVLLVLRTDSESTFGYGVGNFINLCLRLQIDLTGYDFSHLKIRHADFRGVRLKDVNFQFAHFAQSTFTQVFTSGMWGKFSPDGQRLAVGDTKGELHIWQVEGMQPLMSIQAHQGWVLGADWHPDGTMLVSGVDQAVSLWDARTGQKLRDLHGYNSCILALAWSPDGKYVACGGQHSLLVVWNATTGERLTELGSNSGDQSCWIPSLAWLPDGAVLAAGYTDHTIKFWDVVTGECIRVISDHENWVLSVAMHPNGKILANSGYDKTVKLWDWQTGECLQVVNTQELFHRLTWSPDGERLAGGSINGYVVNLWDRSLQCLKVLQGHENWVWSVSWSPDSRTLVSASFDQVIKLWNTQTGQCVKTLRGYSNSSWCVRWSNDGILLLSASTNHTVQLWDSQTGECLRVFYGHTNGVLFVAWSPDERLMASCSADTTVRIWDVQTGQCLQVLQGHQGWVRTVAWGRDENCLISCADDGTVKLWDTHSGQCLLTLSGHSSLVNSVAWFPVGNQLASGGFDGTIRFWDLSLGVCSRVISVGRFVGSVAFSPDGKTLLSGDYEGVVQLWDVACGECLKTFLGHMNGRIYSVAWSADGNKIASTCTGKTVRIWNVGTGDCEQIIQGENHGLSLHWHPVKDLLAIAFLEQPIQIWDVQTGKTVQTLKRQLPYEGVNITGVTGISEAQKANLKVLGATK, encoded by the coding sequence ATGGAGTTTGAACAGGCACTGGCGATCGCCAATCATGCTGTCAATCAAAAACTCGCTAGAACCCTCTCTGAGGTGGAAATTGCGCTTTTGTTTGGTGCCTGGAACAACTTGACATATGAGCAAATCGCCGAGCGTTCAGGGTATTCTATTAACTACTTACAGCGAGATATTGGCCCTAAATTCTGGCAGTTCCTGAGTTATGATCTGGGTCGCAAAGTTAACAAGAAAAATCTGCGCGGCATTCTGTCCCAAATTAATGCACCAATCCCCAATTGCCAACCGCAAAACCAACGTTCTGTAGATTGGGGCGAGGCGATTAATGTTTCTCATTTCTGCGGTCGTGAAGAAGAGATAGAAAAGCTGACGCAGTGGATAATTGAAGAACGCTGTCGCCTGATTGCGCTGGTGGGAATGGGCGGTATTGGTAAAAGTGCTTTGGCTGCCAAAGTCTCTCAATTGGTACAAGCAGACTTTGAATTTGTAATTTGGCGCAGTCTCCGTAACGCCCCACCCTTAGAAACTTTGTTGGCTGAACTAGTTCCTTTCCTTTCCCAGCAGCAAGACATCCAAGCAAAACCAGAACGGTTGCTGTACTGGTTGCAAACCCATCGCTGTCTGGTGATTTTCGATAATCAAGATACTCTCTTACAACCAGGCGAACACGCTGGCAATTATCAACCCAATTTTACCAACTATGGTGAATTGTTTCGGTTGCTGGGGGAAGCGAGTCATCAAAGTTGTATTTTCCTGACTAGCCGGGAGAAATCAACAGAAGTGGCGATATTTGAAGATTGGAATGGCGGAGTGCGATCGCTTGCTTTACAAGGTTCCTGGGAAGCATGTCTGGCATTAATTGACTCTAAAGGACTAGTGGGAAGTGAGGCTCAAAAACGCTCCCTGTGCCAGTTGTATCGTTGCAATCCCCTGGCATTGAAAATGGTTGCCACTTCAATTCAGAGTTTGTTTGATGGAGAAATTGCCGTCTTTTTGTCAACAGAAACTCCGATATTTAACGGGATTCGTCGCTTACTCGATCAGCAATTTCAGCGGTTATCATCTCTAGAACAAACCATCATGTATTGGTTGGCGATTAATCGCGAATGGACTGCGATCGCTGAACTACAAGCAGATATTATCCCTGCGGTTTCTCGTGCCAGTTTGTTGGAGTCCCTGGAATCGCTCACATGGCGCAGTTTCATTGAAAAGCGATCGGGCGAATATACACAACAGCCTGTGATTATGGAATATGTCACAGACTGTTTAATTCACCCGCTTGCCACTGAATTGTTAATGGTGCAAACATCATTTTTCAACCATTATGCACTTTTAAAAACAACTGTTTTAGAATATATCCGCGAAAGTCAAATTCGCTTAATTTTACAACCACTCATTGAACAATTAAAAGCTGCATTTCACAAAAATTCTAAACGATTAGAGCAGCATTTGCAATCTGTTTTGCTGGTATTACGTACTGATTCAGAATCAACCTTTGGTTATGGAGTGGGGAACTTTATTAACCTGTGTCTGCGCCTGCAAATTGACCTCACTGGCTATGACTTTTCCCATCTGAAAATTCGCCACGCAGATTTCCGGGGTGTGCGGTTAAAAGATGTCAATTTTCAATTTGCTCATTTTGCTCAATCTACCTTTACTCAAGTCTTCACGAGTGGAATGTGGGGAAAATTTAGCCCTGATGGGCAGCGCCTTGCTGTCGGGGATACCAAAGGAGAACTGCATATTTGGCAGGTGGAAGGGATGCAGCCATTAATGTCGATCCAGGCACATCAAGGCTGGGTTTTGGGAGCTGATTGGCATCCTGATGGCACAATGTTAGTTAGCGGTGTTGATCAAGCAGTTAGCCTTTGGGATGCCCGCACGGGTCAAAAACTGCGGGACTTACACGGCTATAACAGTTGCATTTTGGCATTAGCCTGGAGTCCCGACGGTAAGTATGTAGCCTGTGGAGGGCAACATTCCTTGCTTGTGGTTTGGAATGCTACAACCGGAGAGCGTTTGACTGAGCTTGGAAGCAACTCTGGCGATCAGAGTTGCTGGATTCCGAGTCTGGCATGGTTACCGGATGGGGCAGTGCTGGCAGCAGGCTATACAGATCACACGATTAAATTTTGGGATGTGGTGACTGGCGAGTGCATTCGCGTAATTTCAGACCATGAAAATTGGGTTTTGTCTGTGGCAATGCATCCCAATGGCAAAATCCTCGCCAATAGTGGGTATGATAAAACCGTCAAACTTTGGGATTGGCAAACGGGAGAATGTTTGCAAGTAGTTAACACCCAAGAGCTTTTTCATCGCCTAACCTGGAGTCCGGATGGCGAAAGACTAGCAGGGGGAAGTATCAATGGTTATGTTGTCAACCTGTGGGATCGCTCTCTGCAATGTCTAAAAGTGTTGCAGGGACATGAAAACTGGGTTTGGTCAGTTTCTTGGAGTCCTGATAGCAGAACCCTTGTCAGCGCATCTTTCGATCAGGTGATTAAATTGTGGAATACGCAAACGGGGCAATGTGTCAAAACCTTGCGCGGCTACAGTAATTCTTCCTGGTGTGTCCGGTGGAGTAACGATGGCATTCTTCTGTTGAGCGCTAGCACTAACCATACTGTGCAACTGTGGGATAGTCAAACAGGGGAATGTTTGAGAGTCTTTTATGGACATACCAACGGAGTATTATTTGTTGCCTGGAGTCCAGACGAACGCTTGATGGCAAGTTGTAGTGCAGATACCACAGTTCGCATTTGGGATGTGCAGACGGGGCAATGCTTACAGGTGTTGCAGGGACATCAGGGTTGGGTAAGGACTGTCGCCTGGGGTCGGGATGAAAATTGTCTGATTAGTTGCGCCGATGATGGAACGGTAAAACTTTGGGATACTCATTCTGGGCAATGTTTATTAACGCTGTCAGGGCACAGTAGTCTGGTAAATTCCGTTGCTTGGTTTCCTGTAGGCAATCAGCTTGCCAGTGGAGGTTTTGATGGAACTATTCGGTTTTGGGATTTAAGCCTGGGTGTTTGTTCTCGTGTCATTTCTGTGGGTCGTTTCGTCGGTAGCGTTGCCTTTAGTCCAGACGGCAAAACCTTGCTTAGTGGAGACTACGAAGGTGTAGTTCAACTTTGGGATGTGGCCTGTGGAGAGTGTTTAAAAACCTTCCTGGGGCATATGAATG